In Candidatus Rokuibacteriota bacterium, a genomic segment contains:
- a CDS encoding type II toxin-antitoxin system RelE/ParE family toxin — translation MPSATPARSVVQAPRFARAKRAFPAPVQLQIDEVVKAIMADPLVGEPKMGALKGVRVEKLKVGPQQLLVAYTFTAKTQTLEMLDVGPHENFYRELTQYLDARPRG, via the coding sequence TGCAAGCGCCTCGCTTCGCACGGGCCAAGCGCGCGTTCCCGGCTCCGGTGCAGCTGCAGATCGACGAGGTCGTCAAGGCCATCATGGCGGATCCGCTCGTCGGCGAGCCGAAGATGGGAGCCCTCAAGGGTGTGCGCGTCGAGAAGCTCAAGGTCGGGCCTCAGCAGCTCCTGGTGGCCTACACCTTCACAGCGAAGACCCAGACACTGGAAATGCTCGACGTTGGCCCGCATGAAAACTTCTACCGCGAGTTGACGCAATATCTGGACGCGCGCCCGAGAGGCTAG